A single genomic interval of Arachis duranensis cultivar V14167 chromosome 7, aradu.V14167.gnm2.J7QH, whole genome shotgun sequence harbors:
- the LOC107496087 gene encoding uncharacterized protein LOC107496087 produces the protein MNKGQSPEPLDFFIWTVEDVGLWLETINLGSYRQTFKEHGVNGEYLEGMSMFTTEQILRFIRRCHMRWGDFITLCKELRRIKVACLKGEQKVRRPWWAPACLSTVFLKVAKSNRQSRVVSLKLEP, from the exons ATGAACAAGGGACAGTCACCGGAGCCTCTAGATTTCTTCATCTGGACTGTTGAG GATGTTGGCTTGTGGCTGGAGACTATAAATCTTGGCAGTTACCGCCAAACTTTTAAAGAACATGGTGTTAATGGCGAATACTTGGAAGGAATGTCTATGTTCACAACTGAGCAGATCCTTCGTTTCATAAGACGCTGCCACATGAGGTGGGGAGACTTCATTACATTGTGCAAGGAATTGAGACGGATTAAAG TGGCTTGTCTGAAAGGGGAGCAAAAGGTGCGGCGGCCGTGGTGGGCACCGGCATGCCTATCCACAGTGTTCTTAAAAGTTGCAAAATCCAACAGACAATCAAGAGTGGTTTCTTTGAAGCTGGAGCCATAG